From the genome of Sporocytophaga myxococcoides DSM 11118:
GACTCAGGAAATATTCAAAAGATATATAAAGTAGTTATCGAGTAATAGTTTCTATGTTTTGGTTAATTTAAAGTTGGGCAGGAGAGCGATCTCCTGCCTTTTTTTATAACTTTTTTTTATTGTAATGACTTAAATATTTAGAAAGGTCATGCGATGAGGAAATTTTATACTGTTTTGTTTTTTTGCTGTCTCAGCTTTGCATCTGTTTTTAGTCAGAAGAGAATAGTTTTTATAGGCGTTGACGGGCTGGGATCAAGGATATTAAACAAAGCTGATACACCAGTATGGGACAGCCTGGCTTCTCAAGGATCCTATTCCTATAATGTTAATGCTGTGCTGCCTACTTTGAGTAATCCTAATTGGGCATCTTTACTTATGGGGGTATCAGCTTCCGATCATCAGATATGGGATAATAAATGGAGAAAGTCAGACTTTAAAGATCATACCTTTTGTAATCAGGAAAAGGGAAATACAGTACCTACCATATTTAAGGTTATGAGAGAAAGGTATCCTGATGAAACTATAGCTGTGTTTCACGAATGGAAAGAGTTTACAGAGCTGATAGAGTATAACACTTTAACCTATAGTTATCATGAAAAGGGGAGCGGACTGGTAATAAAAGCATCTGATTATATTATTAAAGAAAAACCTTTATTGACCTTTATCCATCTGGACCTTGTTGATAAAGCAGGTCATACTTATGGTTATAGAAGCATCCAATATAAAACATCCGTTGAGAAGGCCGATTCACTAACGGGTGTTATACTTCAAAAGATAAAGGCTGGAAATGCTTTGGATAGTACTATAATTATCATTACATCGGATCACGGGTTTAATGGAAAAGGCCATGGTGGCAGATCAAAGAAGTTAAGAGAGGTCCCTTTGATTATTGTCGGTGCAGGAATTTCAGTTGGATTACGTCTCCCGGATGGGTTACATAACTATGATCTGCCAGTAACACTGGCCAGTATTTTAAACTGCACTATTCCTGACTGTTGGAAGGGGGAGGTTATAAAAGCATTAATGGAATCAACTGAACATAATGTGAAATTACAATAAGCCCATTTTGCTCATAAATACTCTGGCAATGTTCATAGCTCTTGCCAATGCTTCATCTGCTTTTGGACCAGTAAAGTTTTCTTCCAGTGTAGCTGTAAACAACTGTATCCACCTTTCAAAATGCTCTTTCGTTACAGGCAGATTCATATGTTTGGGAAAGGGCTGTCCTTTGTATTCCATGGAACCCAAAAGAAGGCTGTTCCAGAAATCATACATAGTAGGAAGGTGTTTTGGCCAGTCCACTTCAGCATGATCGTTAAATATAGGAGACAGCAATTCATCACTATTTACTTTATCATAAAAGCGATCTACTAATGTCTTGATGTCTTCTTTGTTGGAAATGTCATTCATGAAATGCTCTAATCTTTATCAAACAATTGATTTATTGTTTGAAGTTCAAATAAATTAAATTTTATGCATATCACAATCTGAATATTTCCTAATATATCTTCACCCTATAAATACACTTTTCAAGTTGCTTAGCTTTGTCCTTTCTATTCAGGGATTTGAGCTTATTTTTCCTGTTAAGTTTTAAATTTTCTTTTGAGCTTTTAATAAATTCCTGAATGAATTCGCCTTTAACTGCATAAGAGGCTCCCGGAGAATCTTTTGGTTTCCCCTTAATTATTCCGATCAATTCACCCTTATCATTGAATACAGGACTTCCGCTGTTCCCAGGGTTTGCAAATATATTCAATTGAAAAGATGATGTATCTCCATTAAAGCCATTAGTACAAACGATCACTCCTTCTCCATAAACCATATCTTTGTCTGGATAGCCAAGTATAAATGACTTTTCAACGATTTCAGGTGCTTTTGTAAATAGGCTATAGTTCGGTACTGGTAAGTCTGTCAGGGTATCTGAAATTTTTAACAAAGCAAGATCGTTAAGCTCATCAAGCTTAATGAGTTTGGCACTGAAAGACCCTGAATTGTTTTCAACTTCTATTTTGTCAGCTCCCTTCAAACCATGCGCAGTTGTAAGTATATAACCTTTTCTGTTTAAAAGCAGACCTGTAACAGATGCATTATAGCTAGGAGTATTAAGCTTTTGAGAAATAACCTGCTGCCATGTTCTGATGTGATCAACATCTTTTTTCAAGGCCTTGTATTCAGCATTATTGTTATTTGATTTCAGATAAAAATAACCTCCGAATAATGTAAATAACGAGGTAATGGACGCAGCCACTGCATATGTTTTTACATTTAGTCTGAATTTGCTGCGTTCCTTTTTTAAGGGAATAGCATTCAACCTTTGTTGCAGCGCCTGTCTCTCTGAGTATTTCTGAAATGTATTCAGCAGTTCCTTATGTTGCTCAAACTTTTCTCTGAAAGCAGAATCAGACTTCAGTTTAGCCTGAAACGCCGATATTTCCTGAGGATTTAATTCTCCCTTAAGAAATCTTTCAATTTCATCCCATAATTCAGGCTTCATAACTTTCTGTTTCTTTAGATTGGTTGAAGAATAATTTTTTTAACCGCTGAAGACATTTATACTTCTGGTTTTTAGCATTGTCTGCATTGGTATAGCGGAACTTAATACTAATTTCTTCCATAGATTTCTGGTGCATATAGAAGTCCTCAAGTAAGCCTTTGCAAGGTTCTCCTATAAGGTTTAATGCAGATTGCAGTTTTATGAAATCATTTTCTCTGTCCTCAGCTTCCAGAATTGAATCTTCTACAGAAATAAAGGTTTCTGATTCATTTGTGATTGCAGGAAAACGTTTCTTTTCTGTTAGCTTTTTCAGCCAAAGATTTCTGCAAATGGAATACAGGAAAGTTCTTGCCTGACATTGAAGTTTAAAATTCTCCGTCTTCAGTTTTTCATAGAAAATAATAAACGCTTCCTGGTAAATGTCCCTGGCTTCATTTTCGGAACCACTGTTTTTTATTACCATCCGGTTAACCATAGGAAAATGTCTTTTGTAAAGAATTTCCAGTGCTCCGGAAGAAGGATTATACATTCCTTCGATTAGCTTCTCATCAGAAATAAACCCCATTCCTTATAATTTTGCCCTTTTAATACACAAACGAAAATCAGGTAACCCAATTTTAAAATATTTTTTTTATACGGGTTACCCTGAAATAAATTTTGGATGAAGTGTAAAATTTAACAAATACACCTATGAGAAATTTAATGATCCTTGCGGCTATAGCTGCTTCTTGTTCACTTACATCTTGTGATTTTTTATTTGATAACAATCATAGTAAAATAGAAAATCCGGGAGATAAAACACAAAAGGCGAGTGTTGAGGAAATTGACTCTTCAGAAATTCAGTTGTCACCTAAAGACTCTCTTGTTAAGGCTGAGCCAGAAAAAACTCCTGAAGAAATAAACAGTGATGCGCCGGCTACTAAATAGCATATTTTTTACTGTTAGTCTTCCGGATCTTTTTCCGGAAGACTTTTTTTCCTTTGGTTTCTTTAAACATCCTATTTATGAAACGAATCATAGCTATTTCATTATTCCTTGTTAATGTATTTTCTTCCTGTGCTCAAAAAGAAGAAAAGGCTGAAGCAGCAGACGTTGCAGCCCAATCACAGGAGATTGCTTCTATTGATGTAAAAAAAGACACCCATATTAAGGATCCAGGAAAAATTATACGGAAAGCCAATATTAGGTTTGAAACAAAGGATCTTCAAAAGACAACAGATCATCTGGAAGCTCAGGTGAATCTGTTGAATGGTTTCGTGGAAAGTTCAGAACTGTTAACTGGTAATTATGAACATTCAAATAAAATGATCCTTCGTGTTCCGGCTTCTGCCTTTGATACAATGATCAGAGTACTATCCAAAGAGGCTTTATTTATGAATGAAAAAACGATTACCTCTGAAGATGTATCAGGAGAATTTGTAGATGTAACTTCCAGACTAAAAGCCAAGCGTGAAGTAGAGCAAAGGTATATTGAACTGCTTCGGCATAATGCCAAAACACTGGAGGAAGTTCTGCTTGCAGAACAACAGATTGCATCACTTCATGAAGAAATTGAAGCAAAGGTAGACCGCCTTAATTTTTTGAAAGATCAGGTAAGCTATAGTACAATAGTTGTAAAATTTTACCAAAAGGTTGAATATGTCCCGGAACCTCAAATGACCGAGGTCAGTATGCTTGTAAGATTTAAAGAAGCCTTCAGCGCAGGATGGGATGGAGTTGTGAGTCTTGCTGTAGGTATGGCTTATGTCTGGCCTTTGTTATTGGTGGTTGGAGCTGTTGTTTTATTTATTGTAAATAGAAAAAGAGCAATGTAGAGACGCCATGCTTGGCGTCTCAAAGCTGTGATAATGAACGACCATTGGAATCTAGCAAATATAATTCAATTTGTGGAGATAACATTAAATGCAGCACGCGGTGGATAGGGAGACGCCAGCATGGCGTCTCTACAATTTCAATCTACAAAATGCATTTTGGATTTACTCAGTTTTACCGTTATTTCACTCCCTTGCAGAATATCCTTTTTTCTTGTATTGATGCGTATTGTAATTTTATTTTTTACAGTTGCTACAATTTCATAACTGTCGCCTCTGTAATATATTCTTTCAACGATGGCTTTGAAATCACCCTTATCTTCTTTTGTTATGCTGAAATGCTCGGGTCTTATACTGATCTTTGATTTTGTTGGTTTACAGCCCAGTATACCTGTAGTTTGAAGAAATTCTTCGGCATTAAAAATATTTACTTTTCCGAACAGATAAGCCGAATATTCATCAACAGGCTTCTCATAAATTTTTTCAGGTATGTCAAGTTGTATTATTTGTCCTGCCCTCATGATCATGATCCTGTCCGCAAGACTCAGTGCGTCCTGAAGGTCATGTGTTATAAAGATCAGGGTTTGGCCTTCTCTCCGAAGATGGTCAAGCACTTGTATTTTGATCTGGTCCTTCAACATCACATCCAGATTGCTGAACGGCTCATCCATTAACAGAAGCTTTGGGCGGTCAGACATTGCCCTTGCCAGCGCTACTCTTTGCTGTTGCCCCCCGGAAAGCTCAGATGGGAGTTTATTTTCCAGGCCTTCAAGTTTACAGACTTTAATGAGCTCATTCAAACGCTCCTCCTGCGCATCTTTGGAAAAATATCTCAGTTGATAGATGATATTTTCTTTTACAGTATGTTTTGGAAAAAGATTGAATTCCTGAAAAAGCAGCTTTATGTCAGGATGCCCGGGGACAAGGTTTTCCGAAGGACCCTTTACTTTTTTTCCTTCAAGAAAAACACTTCCTTCATCGGGTTCAATTAATCCATTGATCAGTTTTAGCAGAGATGATTTTCCGGAACCGTTTTCACCAACTATTGCAATGAATTCTCCCTCATTACATTCAAAAGATATGTTTGAAACTGCAGAATCAGGCTGATTGGTATATTTTTTAGAAAGATTTGATACCTTAAGAAAGGACATTACGTAAAACGATGATATTAAATTAATAAGAAACCAAGGTAAACCATTTATCCCTTTTTTCTTATTTTGCAGGTAAAATTAATTGAGCAAATCCCGGTAATAAACCCACAGTAGAGTAAATAATCCTCTAGATATCAATGAAAAATAATAAAAAAGTACAGAATGCCTGGTGCATGTATGATTGGGCTAATTCTGTTTATTCCCTGACAATAACCACTGCAATATTTCCAAGCTATTATGCTGCTATCATGCCCGAAAGACCGGATAAGGTGAATTTTCTGGGATTTGAGTTTTATAGTTCGGCATTATACTCTTTTGCATTGGCAGCAGTGTTTTTGATTGCCGCCATCTTGAGTCCCATATTAACACCCATAGCGGATAATACAGGAAAGAAAAAGTTTTTTATGCAAATGTTCTGCTATCTGGGAAGTTTGGGTTGTGCATACCTTTTCTTTTTCCATAAAGATGCTGGCGTCCTTTCCCAATTTACTTTGACGACATCCATACTTGCCTTTATAGTGGCTGGATTGGGCTATAGTGGAAGTATCGTATTTTATAACTCTTTTCTCCCGGAAATCGCAACTGAAGATCAGTATGATAAATTGAGTGCAAGAGGCTTTGCAATGGGATATATAGGAAGTGTGCTGCTTCTAATTTTCAATATCACTATGTTGACCATGCCTGACCTTTATTTTAATGTTAATGGAAAGGTTGATGAATTAATGGCTTCAGGCATCAGTAATGTTGAAGCTGTGGATCAGGCAAAGTCATTTTATTCAGGGGTGGCGGCAAGAATTTCTTTCCTTTCAGTAGGGATATGGTGGTTTTTGTTTGCTCAATATTCTTTTTATTATTTGCCATCTAATGTTTATAAGAAAGAAAGCCATGGCAACTGGCTGTGGAGCGGATTCAGAGAACTTAAGAAAGTATTTTCAGAAGTCAGAAAAGAAAAATACCTTAAAATTTTCCTACCAGGTTTCTTTTTCTATAATTTAGGAGTGCAGACAGTAATGTACATGGCGGTGATATTCGCGGAAGGAGAGCTTAAACTTAAGATGAGTGAATTGATTATCGTTATCCTGATAATCCAGCTGCTTGCTATTGTTGGAGCAAATATGAGTGCAAAACTATCAGGTAAAATTGGTAATATCAGTACATTGCGTTACATCAATATGATATGGGTGCTTGTTTGTATAGCAGCATACTTTGTTCAAACAGATGTTCAGTTTTATGGACTGGCAGTTGTAGTGGGATTTATAATGGGAGGCGTTCAGTCGATATCCAGATCTACCTATGCCAAATTGATTCCTGAAAATACTACAGACCATGCTTCATACTTCAGTTTCTATGATGTTGCGGAAAAGTTATCCTGTTTTTTCGGTCTATTCCTTTTTGGTGCAATAGAAGAACTGACAGGGAGCATGAGGCCAAGTACTTTAACATTAGGGATAATATTCATCATCGGAATAACATTGTTGTCTTTTATTCCTTCATTGAAATCTTATTCAGGACAAAGCGAGTTGATGTTGGATCATTCAGGAAAAAATGCATAGAGTTACATTTCAATTTGCATTTATAAAGAAATAATATGTAATTCGCATCCAATAAAAGGGATGTTAGCTCAGTTGGTTTAGAGCATCACGTCGACAACGTGGGGGCCACTGGTTCGAGTCCAGTACGTCCCACTTAAAGGACAAATCAGATAAAGTACTGATTTGTCCTTTTTATTTTTATTTTTATCTAAACCCATTGATAATCGTGAGATTGTCAAGAATCGAATTTGCCTCATTGGTTAGGAAGGTGTCCTATAAATGGCATTAGGATTTTAACACGAGGAATTTCTTGTGGCAATTTTAAGAGAATTTAAACGTCCTTAGACCACTAAAAATTGTATCATTTCTCAGTTTTTTTGAAAGCGAATCTTTTTTACTCCTCATCAGAATTATATTTTTTCTTCTTTTTGTTTACTAAATCTTAAGCTGTTTTGTAGGGGGCATTATTTTCAAATACGTCTATGAAAACAAAGCTATACCTTCCATTTTTAGTTGCGGTTCTCTCTTTCATCTTCAATACTGTTTCCGGGCAGATGGCTACTAACCCCATCATCTTTGCTGATGTGCCTGATCCTGATTTTGTCAGGGTAGGGGATACTTACTACATGAGCAGTACAACTATGCACTTCAATCCTGGCGTGCCCATTATGAAATCAAAGGACCTGGTGAACTGGGAGGTGGTAAGCTATTGCTATCCCATTATGGCCAATACGGATGCTCTTAATCTTAATGCAGGTATGGAAGCTTACAGCGGAGGTACGTGGGCCAGCAGTATCAACTATTACAAAGGAACTTTCTATGTTAGTTCTTTTTCCTATTCCACAGGAAAAACTTATATCTATAAAACCACCAACATTGAAACTGGCCCTTGGACCACGATCACTTTAAATAAAGTATATCATGATCATTCTCTTTTCTTTGATGATGATGGTAAGGTATACTTTGCATATGGGCATGATGATATCCAGTTGACGGAAATGAAACCAGACCTGACTGGAGAGCAGCCGGGAGGAGTAAACAAAGTCATCATACCCAAAGCTTCATCTGTGGCAGGCAGCAGTATGATTTTAACAGCTGAAGGTACCAGGATTCAGAAAATCAACGGGCAATATTATGTGTCCAATATCTGCTGGCCCTCTGGAAAAGGCCGTACACAAATCATTCACCGATCCGGAAGTGTGGCTGGTGCCTATACCGGCAGGGTAGCATTTCAATCTTCTAATGGTTCTGCACAGGGAGAATATATTGACACACCGGATGGAAAATGGTATGCTATGTTTTTCCATGATCATGGCGCAGTAGGCCGTATCCCTGATCTGATGCCTGTAACCTGGAGCAATGGATGGCCAACAGTGGGGGTAAACGGACAGGTACCAGCAACACTGGATATTCCTAAAGGTGCAGGTACTCTTAACGGAATTATTACTTCAGATGAATTCAGTACTGTACCTCCTTTAAAACTTCAATGGCAATGGAATCATAATCCCCAGAACAATTACTGGTCACTGACACAGCGTAGCGGCTATTTCAGGTTGACAAACGAACGTACGGATGCCAATGTCCTTCGCACTACCAATACTCTGACTCAAAGAACCTTCGGTCCTAAGTGTTCAGGTTATGTTTCTGTAGATGTCTCAGGAATGAAAGATGGAGATTATACCGGTCTGGTAGCTTTGCAAAACAAATACGGCTTTGTAGGGGTGAAGATGACCGGTACTAGCAAAAGTATTGTGATGGTAAATGGAACGGGGTTTGGCGGGACACCTGTTGAGGTTGCCAGTGTGCCAGTAAATCAAAATACTGTTTACCTGCGGATTGATTTCGATTTTACCAACAGGACTGATAAAGCTTATTTCTTTTACAGTTTAAACGGATCTACATGGAGCGCAGTTGGTTCAATGCTTCAGATGAATTATGACCTGGAGCATTTTGTAGGTTACCGGTTTGGATTATTTTCTTATGCTACTAAATCAACGGGCGGTTTTGCTGATTTTGATTTTTTCCGGATAGGAGCCAATATTACAGAAGCTCAGAATGCAGGTCCTGTCGTTTCAATTGCAAGTCCGGCAAATGGGGCAACCTTTACTGCAGGATCAGTTATAGATATAGCTGCTACTGCAAGCACCACTGCAGGAAGCATTAGCAATGTTCAGTTTTACAATGGAAATATCTTGCTTGGTTCTGACAATACTTCTCCTTACACTTACAGCTGGACCAATGTTCCGGCAGGTACTCATTCCTTGCGGGCAGTCGCCACAGACAATTCAGGCAGAGCCTCAGAAAGCAAAGTAAGTGTAACAGTAAACATTCCAAAAGGACCTTTCAACGGTACTGCTCATACCATTCCCGGAATCATTCAGGTAGAAGCTTATGATGAAGGAGGTGAAGGTGTTTCTTATCATGAAGTCAATACCAATGGTAACGAAGGGGGAGCAACTTTCAGAAATGATGAAGTTGACATTGAAACGACAAAGGATGTGTCTGGTTCTTTTAATATCGGCTATATTCTTAAAGGAGAATGGCTGGAATATACAGTAAATGTGGCCGCAACCGGAATGTACGATTTAAGTTTCAGAGTTGCAGCAGATGGAACAGGCAAAACATTTCATGTGGAAATGGATGAAGTTGATATTACAGAAACCGTCTCTGTGCCGAATACGGGAGGATGGCAAACCTGGGAAACCATTTCTTTGCAAGGTATCCCCCTTACGCAGGGGCTGCATGTGATGAGGATTGTTTTCGATTCAGATTATATGAATCTGAACTGGGTTGAATTTAAAACTACAGTTATTACAGGCTTGGAACAGGGAAACAACTCACATGTTCAATTTTTTCCCAATCCTTTTCAAGAAGGCCTTCAGGTTATCTGTGAAGAAAAAACGGAATACCAGATTCAGGATTTTATAGGACATGTGATAGAGTCAGGAATTTTATACGGTAATGCTACAGTTGGAAAATATCTTCCCAAAGGTCAGTATCTTCTGAGAGTTTCCAGCGAAAAGGGCACCAAGACAGCTAAAGTAATTAAACTGCAATAACCACCTGAAGTCAATTTCATTCAATGTTATTTAATCAAAACTATGTTTTATGAAAATAATACATTCAATACTCATTTTAATTTTTCTGGGAATCTGGAATAATGCCTTTGCTGATTATCCCTTGGTTGGATACAGGTTCCTGGCGGATCCTGGAGCCATTGTTTATAATGGAAGGGTGTACGTGTATTGTTCCAATGATGATGAAAACGATGATGACAGTTATGATATGAGTTCCATCGTTTGTGTGTCGAGCAGTGATCTGAAAAACTGGACAGACCATGGAGTAGTCTTCGATGTGCCCAGAGATGCATCTTGGTCGGGCCTGAGCTGGGCACCTTCTCCTTCTTACCGTAACGGAAAGTTTTATCTCTACTTTGGAAATGGTGGAAGTGCTATCGGTGTGGCAGTATCCGATAGTCCAACCGGTCCTTTTAAAGATCCTGTAGGACGTGGCTTTGTAACTGGCAGCACTCCAGGAGTTCAGCCTTTTAACGGCTGGCTTTTCGATCCAATGACGTTTATTGATGATGATGGTCAGGCGTATATGTATTTTGGAGGTAATGGTGATGGCAACATGCGTGTGATTAAACTGAACAATGATATGATCAGCACTAGTGGTTCTGCCGGTAAGTTTACAGTGCCCAATTTTTTTGAGGCGTCCTGGATGCATAAGCATAATGGAAAGTATTATTTTTCCTATTCCACAAATCCTTCTGCCGGGATGAGGATTGATTACATGGTGAGTAACAACCCTATGTCCGGATTTACTTACGGGGGAGTTCTTTCACCACAACCTCCTACCAATAACAATAATAACCATCATGCTAATATCTTTTTCAACGGTCAGTGGTATCAGATTTATCATAACCGCATAGTAGCTTCGCAAACAGGAGTCGGAATGGCTTACCACCGAAACCTGGCTATTGATGCTTTTTCTCACAGACAAGATGGAACCATTATACAAATGGTAAATACGGTGAATGGAGTAAAACAGGTCAAATATCTTGATCCTTATGTACGGGTGGAAGCAGAAACAATGAGCGACTATAAAGGCATAGAAACAGAAGTCTGCAGTGCAGGAGGCATGAATCTGGCATATATCGATAACAGTGATTGGGTGATGATAGAAGGAGTT
Proteins encoded in this window:
- a CDS encoding RNA polymerase sigma factor, yielding MGFISDEKLIEGMYNPSSGALEILYKRHFPMVNRMVIKNSGSENEARDIYQEAFIIFYEKLKTENFKLQCQARTFLYSICRNLWLKKLTEKKRFPAITNESETFISVEDSILEAEDRENDFIKLQSALNLIGEPCKGLLEDFYMHQKSMEEISIKFRYTNADNAKNQKYKCLQRLKKLFFNQSKETESYEA
- a CDS encoding group III truncated hemoglobin is translated as MNDISNKEDIKTLVDRFYDKVNSDELLSPIFNDHAEVDWPKHLPTMYDFWNSLLLGSMEYKGQPFPKHMNLPVTKEHFERWIQLFTATLEENFTGPKADEALARAMNIARVFMSKMGLL
- a CDS encoding MFS transporter, with the protein product MKNNKKVQNAWCMYDWANSVYSLTITTAIFPSYYAAIMPERPDKVNFLGFEFYSSALYSFALAAVFLIAAILSPILTPIADNTGKKKFFMQMFCYLGSLGCAYLFFFHKDAGVLSQFTLTTSILAFIVAGLGYSGSIVFYNSFLPEIATEDQYDKLSARGFAMGYIGSVLLLIFNITMLTMPDLYFNVNGKVDELMASGISNVEAVDQAKSFYSGVAARISFLSVGIWWFLFAQYSFYYLPSNVYKKESHGNWLWSGFRELKKVFSEVRKEKYLKIFLPGFFFYNLGVQTVMYMAVIFAEGELKLKMSELIIVILIIQLLAIVGANMSAKLSGKIGNISTLRYINMIWVLVCIAAYFVQTDVQFYGLAVVVGFIMGGVQSISRSTYAKLIPENTTDHASYFSFYDVAEKLSCFFGLFLFGAIEELTGSMRPSTLTLGIIFIIGITLLSFIPSLKSYSGQSELMLDHSGKNA
- a CDS encoding S1 family peptidase translates to MKPELWDEIERFLKGELNPQEISAFQAKLKSDSAFREKFEQHKELLNTFQKYSERQALQQRLNAIPLKKERSKFRLNVKTYAVAASITSLFTLFGGYFYLKSNNNNAEYKALKKDVDHIRTWQQVISQKLNTPSYNASVTGLLLNRKGYILTTAHGLKGADKIEVENNSGSFSAKLIKLDELNDLALLKISDTLTDLPVPNYSLFTKAPEIVEKSFILGYPDKDMVYGEGVIVCTNGFNGDTSSFQLNIFANPGNSGSPVFNDKGELIGIIKGKPKDSPGASYAVKGEFIQEFIKSSKENLKLNRKNKLKSLNRKDKAKQLEKCIYRVKIY
- a CDS encoding DUF4349 domain-containing protein, translated to MKRIIAISLFLVNVFSSCAQKEEKAEAADVAAQSQEIASIDVKKDTHIKDPGKIIRKANIRFETKDLQKTTDHLEAQVNLLNGFVESSELLTGNYEHSNKMILRVPASAFDTMIRVLSKEALFMNEKTITSEDVSGEFVDVTSRLKAKREVEQRYIELLRHNAKTLEEVLLAEQQIASLHEEIEAKVDRLNFLKDQVSYSTIVVKFYQKVEYVPEPQMTEVSMLVRFKEAFSAGWDGVVSLAVGMAYVWPLLLVVGAVVLFIVNRKRAM
- a CDS encoding family 43 glycosylhydrolase, with the protein product MKTKLYLPFLVAVLSFIFNTVSGQMATNPIIFADVPDPDFVRVGDTYYMSSTTMHFNPGVPIMKSKDLVNWEVVSYCYPIMANTDALNLNAGMEAYSGGTWASSINYYKGTFYVSSFSYSTGKTYIYKTTNIETGPWTTITLNKVYHDHSLFFDDDGKVYFAYGHDDIQLTEMKPDLTGEQPGGVNKVIIPKASSVAGSSMILTAEGTRIQKINGQYYVSNICWPSGKGRTQIIHRSGSVAGAYTGRVAFQSSNGSAQGEYIDTPDGKWYAMFFHDHGAVGRIPDLMPVTWSNGWPTVGVNGQVPATLDIPKGAGTLNGIITSDEFSTVPPLKLQWQWNHNPQNNYWSLTQRSGYFRLTNERTDANVLRTTNTLTQRTFGPKCSGYVSVDVSGMKDGDYTGLVALQNKYGFVGVKMTGTSKSIVMVNGTGFGGTPVEVASVPVNQNTVYLRIDFDFTNRTDKAYFFYSLNGSTWSAVGSMLQMNYDLEHFVGYRFGLFSYATKSTGGFADFDFFRIGANITEAQNAGPVVSIASPANGATFTAGSVIDIAATASTTAGSISNVQFYNGNILLGSDNTSPYTYSWTNVPAGTHSLRAVATDNSGRASESKVSVTVNIPKGPFNGTAHTIPGIIQVEAYDEGGEGVSYHEVNTNGNEGGATFRNDEVDIETTKDVSGSFNIGYILKGEWLEYTVNVAATGMYDLSFRVAADGTGKTFHVEMDEVDITETVSVPNTGGWQTWETISLQGIPLTQGLHVMRIVFDSDYMNLNWVEFKTTVITGLEQGNNSHVQFFPNPFQEGLQVICEEKTEYQIQDFIGHVIESGILYGNATVGKYLPKGQYLLRVSSEKGTKTAKVIKLQ
- a CDS encoding ABC transporter ATP-binding protein; the protein is MSFLKVSNLSKKYTNQPDSAVSNISFECNEGEFIAIVGENGSGKSSLLKLINGLIEPDEGSVFLEGKKVKGPSENLVPGHPDIKLLFQEFNLFPKHTVKENIIYQLRYFSKDAQEERLNELIKVCKLEGLENKLPSELSGGQQQRVALARAMSDRPKLLLMDEPFSNLDVMLKDQIKIQVLDHLRREGQTLIFITHDLQDALSLADRIMIMRAGQIIQLDIPEKIYEKPVDEYSAYLFGKVNIFNAEEFLQTTGILGCKPTKSKISIRPEHFSITKEDKGDFKAIVERIYYRGDSYEIVATVKNKITIRINTRKKDILQGSEITVKLSKSKMHFVD
- a CDS encoding alkaline phosphatase family protein, with protein sequence MRKFYTVLFFCCLSFASVFSQKRIVFIGVDGLGSRILNKADTPVWDSLASQGSYSYNVNAVLPTLSNPNWASLLMGVSASDHQIWDNKWRKSDFKDHTFCNQEKGNTVPTIFKVMRERYPDETIAVFHEWKEFTELIEYNTLTYSYHEKGSGLVIKASDYIIKEKPLLTFIHLDLVDKAGHTYGYRSIQYKTSVEKADSLTGVILQKIKAGNALDSTIIIITSDHGFNGKGHGGRSKKLREVPLIIVGAGISVGLRLPDGLHNYDLPVTLASILNCTIPDCWKGEVIKALMESTEHNVKLQ